The genomic DNA GAAGAacgaccagtgctcttaattactcaGACGTCCTCaagccctctgcctccccaagtgctaggattaaaggcgtgggtcacCACGTCAGGCTTCAAGcctcaatattaaaaaaattttttttttcatatgtgcgAGCACTTGGAGGCCCCAAAAGGGTGGCCGATCCCCATTATGCTGGAGTCTGTGAGCCTCCCCACCCTTGGAagtgggtgctagggactgaactcgggtcctccgtaaaagcagcaagtgctcttaactaccgagtCTCCCCCCATTCCATCATCCTAAGCACAGAGCACATAGTAGGAGCTTTAGAAGTTGCTTTgttggggtggagagatgactcagtggttaagagcactgcctgctcttccaaaggacccgggttcaattcccagcacccatctggcagctcacaactgtctgtaactccaacatctgACACCCCCTACTCCAATGCacgtaaattaaaattaaataaaatatttttttaaaaagttgctttgTCCAGGTTGGCATTAGTTAGCTATGTAGAGGCACATTTCTGACACTGGGTGGCAACAGAGGACAAAGCTCCCTCAGAAACTCGCGGCTGGAGCCATCTGATGAGTGAAAACTTAAAACTTTTTATTCTGGTACAAACGATAAATATTTTGCATTAAAAATCTGGAATTCAAGTTTTCCTTATTCTTCATGTCCGCCCCCCACGCCTCCCCAGAACTTGGCCAGAGTGCTTCAGTCCGGAGGGAGGAGGAATTGGTGGCAGCTGAGGCAGCCGTTGGGAGCGAGGAAAGGCACACACGGTGGTGGTCTCAGGGGCAGCGGTCTCCCTGCTCCCGCTGCCTCCAGAGCAGAAAGAAGGCACTGTAGCTTAGACACATGATCTGGGGCACGAGTCCCCAGCAGCCCTTCTCTGGTCCTCTTGCTGGTGAGGAGGTGTGTTCCACAAAAGAAGCCTAGGCTGGGACACTTTGATTGCATGCACGTGGGACATTTCAGGGTGAACGAAGAGGGGTGGGTGTCAGTCTGGAGACCGGCTTTATCCCCTTAAATTCCCCAAGATGGGGACAGGTAGGCACGGGGGCTATCCCAAGGTTGCCCCTGCTGTGACACCCTTTCACAGTCATTGCGCATGAAGAAGCCACAGCTTCAGGAAAAGACCTAAGGCCTCAGATTAGGTCGCCACGCCCTCTGGTGGCCTGCGGAGAACTGGTGGGCCCAAGCAGCCATCCCTGACCTCTGCTCCCTGCACTTAGGGGTCCTCATCCCAAAGGCACAGCTGCCTCTGAGGTACATAGAAGTCAAAGCTGTAGTTTTTCCTGCAGCTTCGGATGCCGCACTTGTAGGGCGCTGGCCGGTCACGGCTGTGGCAGTACTTGAGCATGCAAGGGTACCAGGCCAGGCTCAGACTGTAGCGGCAGGCGCAGGGCTTTCCTCGGTCCCCAACTTGCCCACAGCGAGGTAATTCCATTTGTTCTAAGGCCTTGGGCAGAGCCTCGAACACAGAGCTGTCCACACCTGGGGGAAAGAGGCAAGCATGAGGAGTGCTGGGGcatctgtagcccaggatagccttttCTCCTGTCACCCCGTCCAAGGCTACCCTGGGGATGAACACAGGTGAGCCCCAGGCCTGAGGTTAAACTAACAGGATACATTAAATCACAGCTATCCTCATCCGTTGGACCCCAGCTGTGTGGCAGGGATTCAAATTTGGTCCAGGGAAGTTTGCTGACGTGGTTGGGGTTGTACAGTGAAAGGAGAGTCAGGCCCCCCAAACCAGGCCTGACTTCACAGCCTACATTGGgcactttaaataaaaacagcTACCTACCAGATGTGGCACCTGAGTGGACAGGGATGGGACATTAGAAACCGAGTGGGTATGGCCATGAGAAGACCACACAAGAGTAGTGCGGGGGCAGGTGACAGGGGCCTGGCCAAGGCTCTGCTTAGTGACCATGGGAAGGAACAGCTTCTGGGATACCAAGGCCAGGCCTGTACCTTCATTTGGGATGTGGTCTGGTGGAGACAGGTGTGTTACGGGAATGACCACAACGTCCAGCCCTGTCTTGTGCAGCTGACTGGGCAGAAGGCCCAGGAGCAGCAGCTTGAATCTCGCTGTCCCTCCTAGCAAAGGGACCTGGAGAAGGGAGGGCCAGCGAGTTGCACAGGGGCAACTCTGTGCGCAGCTGGGAGGAGGCCCCGAGGGCTCTGAAAGAGGGCTCTGAGAGATGCCAGCAGCACCACCTCCTCAGGGAAGCCTTTCTGACTTGTCACAGCCTCCCCTGAGAATGCTTCTCATTCATGATGGCATGGCTCACACTCCAGTAGTGCTGTACGGATGTACCCACCCGACAGACCTACCAGCTGCACAACCTGGCGTGTCTGTGTGGCTCATCCCTGAAGGGACTCAGTAACCCTCTCAACACAAGAGTCACTCAGCCAAGGTGTCGtttcccctcccacctctgtaCTTCTCCCTCTTCTTGCAGGGAGCAGTCCCCAGCTGACCTCGCTCCGTCCAGAACTGGACATCCTCCTGGCGGGTGTAAATGGCCTCTGCGGCCTCGGCGCACACGTTGCGTAGATGGGGACTCAGCAGGCCGCCCTGGCTGAAGTTCACGGTGATGTCCATGCGGAGCTGCTCCGGACCTCGCACCTCTTCAGCCTGCCGCACAGCTCGGGGGTTTTTCTGTAGGGGCAAAGTAGGCGCATCTCCTACCACGCCCTCCTTGATATCAGGCAGTAGACAGGGTACCTAGCCCAACCAGAGAAACTGATGCCCCGGGGGCAGTGAAAgtctttctggttttgctttttggatTTTCTAGGGACTTTCTGGCAAGTTTAAGGTGCTGCTGGGAGAAAGGGGTAGGGTGGCTAGGCAAGCTGTTGGAGGGTATAAGACAGTGTGggtcgagccgggcgtggtggcgcacgcctttaatcccagcactcgagaggcagaggcaggaggatggctatgagttcaaggccagcctggtctacaaagtgagtccaggacagccaaagctacacagagagaccctgtctcaaaaaacaaaaacaaacaaacaaacaaacaaacaaacaaaaagtagggCCCTGGAGGGAAAAATACCATTAGGCAGGCTTGCTGCCTAATGGGCTGTGGTAGGTAGGATCCAGGCAGGTGAGTGGGCTGAAGGCTGCAAACAACCTTTACCGACTGACAACACTTTCCTGGATGAGTTCTGACCTAACCTATGTCCTCAATGAGGAGACTAACCCATTAAGGGCCAAGTCATTTGTCCGGTGTCACTAGCTAACGAGGGACAGGGGAGAGGTGATGTTTGGTCCCTCTTCAGAGTCCATGCCTTTGTCTCCACCCAAAGAAGAGTGAGGCCTGTAGAGACCTGGGGTTCGGTAGTCAGTCTGGTGAGGAGCAAACTCAGAGACTCAGGATTTGAGAGTCTGAATGAGGGCAGGGAGATTTGGGGGGGGCAGTGGAGGGGGCTTCTGGGGTCAGGGCCTGGCCAGGCGAGCCTGCTGTGGGCACTTACCTGCCTGAGCTTGGCCATAGCCTCACTGGGGATGATCTCATTGTGGTGCAGCCGGGTGACAAAGCAGAGAGCCTGGAACTGACTCTGCCCCTTCTCCAGCTCCCCCAGGATCAGGGCTCGGAAGATCTTCACGTCCTGAAGGGGAAGGCCAGGAGGATG from Acomys russatus chromosome 14, mAcoRus1.1, whole genome shotgun sequence includes the following:
- the Oaf gene encoding out at first protein homolog, which gives rise to MRPPGRRDVPSARPALPLLQQLLLLSPLLLGALHGVGAGSGAPAELRVRVKLPDGQVTEESLQADSDADSISLELRKPDGTLISFTADFKKDVKIFRALILGELEKGQSQFQALCFVTRLHHNEIIPSEAMAKLRQKNPRAVRQAEEVRGPEQLRMDITVNFSQGGLLSPHLRNVCAEAAEAIYTRQEDVQFWTERGVDSSVFEALPKALEQMELPRCGQVGDRGKPCACRYSLSLAWYPCMLKYCHSRDRPAPYKCGIRSCRKNYSFDFYVPQRQLCLWDEDP